Proteins found in one Candidatus Nitrosopelagicus brevis genomic segment:
- a CDS encoding MFS transporter — protein sequence MLQRDNLNNLVRGTTFFQHSGIAITFVFMPIIASVVAKSVFEIGIIVASFAFAQILTETYFGRMSDRKAKRLLFIRVGFILCAITFGLHYFADNTTYLIIARLGAGIASGIMIPPMLAYAYEAGKGKSKVASVISFHALGWLAGIVAAGIANDEKLIFVVSSCFFIIGFLISLKLPKIQTEKIVEKGIIKKIIVKNKFLFSSLLVRHVGAAAAWTVLPIMLMEYFGAELYQVSMVYVANTLTAFLVMNLMSKRIQIQNITKFKIGIGMTVIVFVGLALITEWWMAWPFMAIVGCSWAFLFIGGNFHLMENNPRSTSTAIFSSTLAISTVIGPVIAGSIAYYTDYTAVMVFAIIVSFSAFIISTRMKSEKPNEVPI from the coding sequence GTGTTACAAAGAGATAATCTAAATAATCTAGTTAGAGGTACGACCTTTTTCCAACATTCTGGAATAGCAATTACATTTGTTTTTATGCCAATTATTGCAAGTGTTGTCGCAAAATCTGTTTTTGAAATTGGAATAATTGTTGCATCATTTGCATTTGCACAAATTTTAACTGAAACATATTTCGGTCGTATGTCAGACAGAAAGGCAAAACGATTGCTTTTCATTAGAGTGGGCTTTATTTTATGTGCAATTACATTTGGTTTGCATTATTTTGCAGATAATACCACATACTTAATCATAGCAAGATTGGGTGCAGGAATAGCATCAGGAATAATGATTCCACCAATGTTAGCATATGCATATGAGGCAGGAAAAGGAAAGTCCAAGGTTGCATCAGTAATATCATTTCATGCATTAGGATGGCTTGCAGGCATAGTTGCTGCAGGAATAGCAAATGATGAAAAATTAATTTTCGTGGTGAGTAGTTGTTTTTTCATTATAGGATTTCTCATTTCATTGAAGCTTCCTAAGATACAGACAGAGAAAATTGTTGAGAAAGGAATTATCAAAAAGATTATTGTGAAAAACAAATTTCTTTTTTCATCATTATTGGTTCGCCATGTAGGAGCAGCTGCAGCATGGACAGTTCTGCCAATTATGTTAATGGAATACTTTGGTGCAGAATTATATCAGGTTTCAATGGTATACGTTGCAAATACGCTAACCGCATTTCTTGTTATGAATCTGATGTCAAAGAGAATTCAGATTCAAAATATAACAAAATTCAAGATTGGAATAGGAATGACAGTCATAGTATTTGTTGGACTAGCACTAATTACAGAGTGGTGGATGGCATGGCCATTTATGGCAATAGTTGGATGTTCATGGGCATTTTTATTCATTGGAGGGAACTTCCACCTAATGGAAAATAATCCAAGATCAACGTCAACTGCAATTTTTAGTTCTACACTAGCAATTTCTACAGTAATTGGTCCAGTAATTGCAGGAAGTATCGCATACTATACAGACTATACAGCAGTTATGGTTTTTGCAATTATAGTTTCATTTTCAGCATTTATAATTTCAACTAGGATGAAATCAGAAAAACCTAACGAAGTCCCCATTTAG
- a CDS encoding ABC transporter permease produces MKANLFGKKIAFYVLIIVVWQGIDSADIWPDNIFPSPIEVGEDLLYGISDGSLFYGIGTSMWRLIIGLAIAIGGGMMLGIFMARVETVNQTIGSLVLGLQSIPSVAWVPLAILWFGLTDSGIIFVTAIGAIFAVTINTYTGVKNIDPSFIEAARNMGAKGGQLVTTILIPAAFPYMITGFKQGWAFAWRGVIGAELLFSFLGLGFLLNVGRQLNDVSQVIAMMLVIMGIGILIDGFVFKKIEDKVMTKWGLR; encoded by the coding sequence ATGAAAGCAAATCTCTTTGGTAAAAAAATTGCATTCTATGTGCTAATCATAGTTGTTTGGCAAGGAATTGATTCCGCAGACATATGGCCCGATAACATATTTCCTTCTCCTATAGAAGTTGGAGAAGACTTACTGTATGGAATCTCTGATGGTAGTTTGTTTTATGGAATTGGAACTAGTATGTGGCGTTTGATTATTGGTCTAGCAATTGCAATTGGAGGTGGAATGATGCTTGGAATATTCATGGCTCGTGTTGAAACTGTTAATCAAACGATTGGTTCACTTGTACTTGGATTACAATCAATTCCTTCTGTGGCTTGGGTACCACTTGCAATTCTGTGGTTTGGTTTGACTGATTCGGGAATTATCTTTGTTACAGCGATTGGTGCAATATTTGCAGTTACTATCAATACATACACTGGAGTGAAAAATATTGATCCATCTTTCATTGAAGCAGCAAGAAATATGGGTGCTAAAGGTGGCCAATTAGTCACAACAATTCTCATACCTGCTGCATTTCCATACATGATCACAGGATTCAAACAGGGATGGGCATTTGCATGGAGAGGCGTAATTGGTGCAGAGCTTCTCTTTTCATTTTTAGGACTTGGATTCTTGTTAAATGTTGGAAGACAACTAAATGATGTATCTCAAGTTATTGCAATGATGTTGGTAATTATGGGAATTGGAATTTTAATTGATGGCTTTGTCTTTAAAAAAATAGAAGACAAAGTTATGACTAAATGGGGACTTCGTTAG
- a CDS encoding ABC transporter ATP-binding protein, which yields MGKIEAKNIIKYFEHDGKPLKAIGGVNLTVNDGEFVCIVGPSGCGKSTFLRILAGLEKPDDGEILLDGKKLVNTGPDRIMVFQEGALFPWLTVEDNVEYGLKVAGIPEKERHEISKRYLDMMQLSQFANSYTYQLSTGMKQRVAIARALVMDPDVLLMDEPFAALDSQTRDLLLVEMQMIWQKTKKTIIFVTHNVPEAAVLGSRVAVFSHRPSVVKKSLDIDYKRPRVAEDENLGQFEKQILAALRHQGPK from the coding sequence ATGGGTAAGATAGAAGCTAAAAATATTATAAAATATTTTGAACATGATGGAAAACCTCTCAAGGCCATTGGTGGAGTAAATCTCACTGTTAATGATGGAGAGTTTGTATGTATTGTTGGTCCATCAGGATGTGGAAAATCAACTTTTCTTAGAATATTAGCTGGATTGGAAAAACCAGACGATGGTGAAATATTACTTGATGGAAAAAAACTTGTCAATACTGGACCTGATAGAATCATGGTGTTTCAAGAAGGAGCATTGTTCCCTTGGTTGACTGTGGAAGATAATGTTGAGTATGGTCTGAAGGTTGCAGGTATACCTGAAAAGGAGCGTCATGAGATATCGAAAAGATATCTTGACATGATGCAATTATCTCAATTTGCTAATTCATACACATACCAATTATCAACTGGAATGAAACAACGTGTTGCTATTGCTCGTGCTCTTGTGATGGATCCTGACGTATTATTGATGGATGAGCCATTTGCTGCACTTGATTCTCAAACTCGAGACTTGCTTCTAGTTGAAATGCAAATGATTTGGCAGAAAACAAAAAAGACCATAATTTTTGTTACGCATAATGTACCTGAAGCAGCTGTACTTGGTTCACGAGTTGCTGTATTCAGTCATCGACCTTCAGTAGTAAAGAAATCACTTGATATTGATTACAAACGACCTCGTGTTGCAGAAGATGAAAACTTGGGACAATTCGAAAAACAAATTCTTGCCGCATTAAGGCACCAGGGGCCAAAATAG
- a CDS encoding ABC transporter substrate-binding protein gives MKIPYLVGIGIVIIGLVAVIGLSQSTVDDSQNKIRVAFFPSIIHAVPIVGMENQTFADNLDDDMNIEVKIFDSGPQVIESIFSNSVDLAYVGPGPVINGYLKSDGKDLKILASAANGGASFIIQKNSGLESIENYSGKRVAAPQISNTQDVSLRHYLAQNGLTPAEKGGDVFVLNIANPDIYTLFAKGDIDGAWVPEPWATMLVEELDGVRLFDENEIWPENKFSSVLLIGRSDYIEKNPEIIKNWINANKETVQWINNNPDKSKELYNQFMKGYMGKTLPEKIVQDSFSNIIITSQPVENSIYTFAERADALGYLGRDGYTLDGLFYHENISLTSNEENHNG, from the coding sequence ATGAAAATTCCATATTTGGTTGGTATTGGAATTGTGATAATTGGACTCGTCGCAGTCATAGGGTTATCTCAATCTACTGTTGATGATTCTCAAAATAAAATCCGTGTTGCATTTTTCCCAAGTATTATTCATGCAGTTCCAATCGTAGGAATGGAAAATCAAACTTTTGCAGATAATCTTGACGATGACATGAATATTGAAGTGAAAATATTCGATAGTGGTCCTCAGGTTATTGAATCAATCTTCTCAAATTCTGTTGACCTTGCTTATGTCGGACCTGGTCCTGTAATCAATGGTTATTTGAAATCTGACGGAAAGGACTTGAAAATTCTTGCAAGTGCTGCTAATGGCGGTGCTAGTTTTATTATACAAAAAAATTCTGGTTTAGAATCAATTGAAAATTATTCTGGAAAAAGAGTTGCGGCACCACAAATTAGCAATACTCAGGATGTTTCTCTCAGACATTATCTTGCACAAAACGGTTTAACCCCTGCTGAAAAGGGTGGAGATGTTTTTGTTCTGAATATAGCAAATCCTGATATCTACACACTATTTGCTAAAGGTGACATCGATGGTGCATGGGTTCCAGAACCTTGGGCAACTATGTTAGTTGAAGAATTAGATGGAGTTCGTTTATTTGATGAAAATGAAATTTGGCCCGAAAACAAATTTTCGTCTGTATTACTAATTGGACGGTCTGATTATATTGAAAAAAATCCTGAAATAATTAAAAACTGGATTAATGCAAATAAGGAAACAGTACAGTGGATTAATAATAATCCTGATAAATCAAAAGAACTCTATAATCAATTCATGAAAGGATACATGGGTAAAACATTACCAGAAAAAATTGTTCAAGACTCATTTTCTAATATCATAATTACATCACAACCTGTAGAAAATTCAATCTATACATTTGCTGAACGCGCTGATGCTCTTGGGTATCTTGGACGTGATGGTTATACACTTGATGGACTTTTTTATCATGAAAACATATCTTTAACATCAAACGAGGAAAATCATAATGGGTAA
- a CDS encoding argininosuccinate synthase produces the protein MKQKSILAFSGGLDTSVVVKYMQDMHNMDVITVTVDVGQGDDNNKIAKKAKKLGVKKHYNIDAKKEFVTEYIFPAIKANALYQKKYCLATALARPLIAHKVLEIAKKEKVSSLAHGCSGKGNDQVRFDNTLRSGSNLPIIAPIRDMNLDRETELKFANKHGIEIDTVAKKFSIDQNLWGRAIEGGVLENPFNEPPDDAFIWIKTKNLPEKPSYLKIKFVKGVPTEVDGKKLPPVKLIEYINKKAGNNGVGIVDHIEDRVVGIKSREVYETPAAICLIEAHSDLEKMVHTKHETKFKTLVDDEWAWMVYSGLWDDPLRKELDQFIEQSQKRVTGTVKLKLHKGNVRVVGRESKYSLYSHDIATYGKDSTFDQKLAKGFVELWGMQSTEANKF, from the coding sequence ATGAAACAAAAATCAATACTTGCATTTTCTGGCGGACTTGATACATCAGTCGTTGTCAAATACATGCAAGACATGCACAATATGGATGTAATTACAGTAACAGTTGACGTAGGTCAAGGAGACGATAATAACAAAATTGCAAAAAAAGCAAAAAAACTTGGAGTGAAAAAACATTACAACATTGATGCAAAGAAAGAATTTGTTACAGAGTATATTTTCCCAGCAATAAAAGCTAATGCACTTTATCAAAAGAAATATTGTCTTGCAACAGCACTTGCAAGACCATTAATTGCACATAAAGTACTCGAGATTGCAAAAAAAGAAAAAGTTTCATCATTAGCACATGGTTGTTCTGGAAAAGGTAATGACCAAGTCCGTTTTGATAATACATTAAGGTCTGGTTCAAACTTACCAATAATAGCACCTATTCGAGATATGAATTTAGATCGTGAAACAGAATTAAAATTTGCAAATAAACATGGAATAGAGATTGATACTGTTGCAAAAAAATTTAGTATTGATCAAAATTTGTGGGGGAGGGCAATTGAAGGAGGAGTATTAGAAAATCCATTTAATGAACCTCCAGATGACGCATTCATTTGGATTAAAACAAAAAATTTGCCTGAAAAACCTTCCTATTTGAAAATTAAATTTGTTAAAGGAGTACCGACAGAAGTTGATGGTAAGAAATTACCTCCTGTAAAATTAATTGAATATATCAATAAAAAAGCAGGAAATAATGGTGTTGGAATTGTTGATCATATTGAAGATAGGGTGGTCGGAATAAAATCACGTGAAGTATACGAAACACCAGCCGCAATTTGTCTGATAGAAGCACATTCCGATCTTGAAAAAATGGTACATACAAAACATGAAACAAAGTTCAAAACATTAGTTGATGACGAATGGGCATGGATGGTTTATTCGGGTTTGTGGGATGACCCATTAAGAAAAGAATTAGATCAATTTATCGAACAATCTCAAAAACGTGTTACTGGTACTGTAAAGCTAAAACTTCACAAAGGAAATGTCAGGGTAGTCGGAAGAGAATCAAAATATTCACTGTATAGTCACGACATAGCCACTTATGGAAAGGATTCCACGTTTGATCAGAAATTAGCCAAAGGTTTCGTTGAATTGTGGGGAATGCAGTCAACAGAAGCTAATAAATTCTAG
- the lysW/argW gene encoding alpha-aminoadipate/glutamate carrier protein LysW, whose protein sequence is MNCPECDANMNIPEDAAVGEIVSCGDCGADYEIAKKEGSDIELKEAETVGEDWGE, encoded by the coding sequence ATGAATTGTCCAGAATGTGACGCAAATATGAATATCCCAGAGGATGCCGCTGTAGGCGAAATAGTTTCTTGTGGAGATTGTGGTGCAGACTACGAGATCGCAAAGAAAGAAGGTTCTGATATTGAGTTAAAAGAAGCTGAAACAGTAGGCGAAGACTGGGGAGAGTAA
- the lysX gene encoding lysine biosynthesis protein LysX, translated as MQKICIVFDRLRTEEKLLQKKAEELGYETSMIDAKITSFDTDSKPENFDFGDVVLERCVSYYRGLHFTACLEFLDIPVINKFDVANTCGNKMITSMLLKKNNIPTPKTYFSFSAETALENFENIGYPLVIKPIIGSWGRSVMPIKDKDTAEAVIENRQVTDGPQDRIYYLQEMIDRPPRDIRVITVGDQAVSAMYRKSSGGFKTNIALGADPELCQITKEMEDLCEKTSKAVGGGILGIDLMEDKEKGLVVHEVNNTVEFKGLVKVSEKNIPKEMIDYAVRNIK; from the coding sequence TTGCAAAAAATTTGCATAGTATTTGATAGATTAAGAACTGAGGAAAAACTACTGCAGAAAAAGGCAGAAGAGCTTGGTTATGAAACATCAATGATAGATGCAAAGATTACAAGTTTCGATACAGACAGTAAACCAGAAAATTTTGATTTTGGTGATGTTGTTTTAGAACGTTGTGTGAGTTATTACCGTGGACTACATTTTACAGCTTGTTTAGAATTTTTGGATATTCCAGTAATTAACAAATTTGATGTTGCCAATACATGTGGAAATAAAATGATAACATCCATGTTATTAAAAAAAAATAATATTCCTACACCAAAAACATATTTCTCTTTTTCAGCAGAAACAGCATTAGAAAATTTTGAAAATATAGGATACCCACTTGTAATAAAACCAATAATTGGAAGTTGGGGAAGAAGTGTAATGCCAATTAAAGACAAAGATACTGCCGAAGCTGTAATTGAAAATAGACAAGTAACCGATGGACCACAAGATAGAATTTATTATTTGCAAGAAATGATTGACCGACCACCACGAGATATACGAGTCATTACAGTTGGAGATCAGGCTGTATCTGCAATGTATAGAAAATCATCAGGAGGTTTTAAAACAAACATAGCATTAGGAGCAGACCCAGAGCTTTGTCAAATAACAAAAGAGATGGAGGATTTGTGTGAAAAGACATCAAAGGCAGTGGGTGGAGGAATATTAGGAATCGACTTGATGGAAGACAAAGAAAAAGGCTTGGTTGTTCACGAGGTCAACAATACTGTAGAGTTTAAGGGGTTAGTCAAAGTCTCAGAAAAAAACATTCCAAAAGAGATGATCGACTATGCGGTTCGTAATATCAAGTGA
- the argC gene encoding N-acetyl-gamma-glutamyl-phosphate reductase, translated as MKVGIVGASGYVGGEVLRLLLSHPKVEVSMVTSRQHVGKFLHRAQPSLRGFTDLKFSELDYEKMSDSCDLVFTAVPHGTATDIVKALYDRGMKIIDLSADYRLHNPEDYGKWYGWEHPHPDYLEKSTFGVPELHREEIKKSQLVSCPGCMAVTSMLALNPLIKNDLIDTDHIIVDSKIGSSGAGAGAGTSHAMRAGVIRPYKPAKHRHTGEIEQELSQTAGKKIKVAMSPHAVDVVRGILCTNHTFLKKDIDEKELWKIYRSEYSEERFIRLIRDKEGLHKFPDPKFLVGSNFCDIGFDLDRDNNRLIALSASDNLMKGAAGSAIQNMNVMSGFDEFEGIMYSPLTPV; from the coding sequence ATGAAAGTAGGAATTGTCGGTGCATCCGGTTATGTAGGAGGAGAAGTTCTCAGACTATTACTTAGCCACCCTAAAGTTGAGGTTTCAATGGTTACATCAAGACAACACGTAGGAAAATTTCTGCATAGGGCACAACCTAGCCTCAGAGGCTTTACCGATTTGAAATTTTCAGAATTAGATTATGAAAAAATGAGTGACTCTTGTGACTTAGTTTTCACAGCAGTGCCACACGGAACTGCAACTGATATTGTCAAAGCATTGTATGACAGAGGAATGAAGATTATTGATTTGAGTGCAGACTATCGTTTGCACAACCCAGAAGATTACGGAAAATGGTACGGATGGGAACATCCACATCCAGACTATTTGGAAAAATCTACATTTGGCGTTCCAGAATTACACAGAGAAGAGATTAAAAAATCACAATTAGTTTCTTGCCCAGGTTGTATGGCAGTTACATCAATGCTTGCATTAAATCCATTAATCAAAAATGATTTGATTGATACTGATCACATTATTGTTGATTCAAAGATAGGTTCGTCTGGTGCAGGTGCAGGTGCAGGTACATCACATGCAATGCGTGCAGGAGTCATACGACCATACAAACCAGCAAAACACAGACACACTGGAGAGATTGAACAAGAACTAAGTCAAACTGCTGGTAAGAAGATTAAGGTAGCAATGAGTCCACATGCAGTGGATGTGGTAAGAGGAATTTTATGTACAAATCATACATTCCTCAAGAAAGATATTGATGAAAAAGAACTTTGGAAGATTTATAGATCAGAATATAGTGAAGAACGATTTATCAGACTGATTAGAGATAAAGAAGGTCTACATAAATTCCCAGACCCAAAGTTTTTGGTTGGTTCAAACTTCTGTGATATTGGATTTGACCTAGATAGAGACAACAATAGGTTAATTGCATTATCGGCATCGGACAACCTAATGAAGGGTGCAGCAGGTTCTGCAATTCAAAACATGAATGTCATGTCAGGATTTGATGAGTTCGAAGGAATTATGTATTCCCCTCTAACACCTGTATAA
- a CDS encoding [LysW]-aminoadipate/[LysW]-glutamate kinase: MITIKIGGSVVDNLHPSTIADIKKVAQKEGVILVHGGGKEVTKVTEQLGKEPKFVVSPSGIKSRYTDKETSEIFTMVMSGRINKTIVQMLQKNGINAVGLSGMDGKTIEANRKKKLMIMNEKGRKQMIDGGYTGKISNVNSELIKTIMEKGYTPVISPIAISEESEFLNVDGDRAAANVAGHVNSDKVLFITNVDGLLMEDKLVEKLSLEKAKEIMPKIGFGMEKKILAATEALEMGVSEALIANGQRENPISSAIEHNKCTVISK; the protein is encoded by the coding sequence ATGATTACAATAAAAATTGGCGGCAGTGTTGTCGATAACTTACATCCATCAACAATAGCTGATATCAAAAAAGTTGCACAAAAAGAGGGAGTGATACTGGTTCACGGAGGAGGTAAAGAAGTAACCAAAGTTACAGAACAGTTAGGTAAAGAACCAAAATTTGTTGTGTCTCCAAGTGGAATAAAAAGTCGATATACCGATAAAGAAACTTCAGAGATTTTTACAATGGTAATGTCAGGAAGAATAAACAAGACCATTGTTCAGATGCTACAAAAAAACGGAATAAATGCAGTTGGTCTTTCAGGAATGGATGGAAAAACAATAGAAGCAAATCGGAAAAAGAAACTGATGATTATGAACGAAAAAGGAAGAAAACAGATGATTGATGGAGGATATACAGGTAAGATTTCAAATGTAAACTCAGAATTGATCAAAACAATCATGGAAAAAGGCTATACGCCGGTCATCTCTCCAATAGCGATTAGCGAAGAATCAGAATTTCTTAATGTAGATGGAGATAGGGCAGCAGCAAATGTTGCAGGCCATGTGAATTCGGATAAGGTGTTATTTATTACAAATGTAGACGGATTACTCATGGAAGACAAGTTGGTGGAAAAATTATCCCTTGAGAAGGCAAAAGAAATAATGCCAAAGATTGGATTTGGAATGGAGAAAAAAATACTTGCTGCAACAGAAGCACTTGAGATGGGAGTATCAGAAGCACTAATTGCAAATGGACAAAGAGAAAATCCAATTTCATCAGCAATAGAACATAACAAATGCACGGTGATTTCTAAATGA
- a CDS encoding aspartate aminotransferase family protein, which yields MSEDKFLGNLYQRFPVTVDRGIGAHVWDTNNKEYIDCMGGYGVALLGHQNERVTNALKSQLEKIITVHSSLYNKTREEFLENLFKVAPKNLSQVHLNNSGAEAIEAAMKFARKFTGKTEMVAMNGSYHGKSMGALSITFNPKYRKSFKPLIEKVSFSPFGDIEKLRETVNDQTSFVILEPIQGESGIHVAPDGFLQDVRKLCDEKGILLIYDEIQAGLGRTGKMWAHEHWDTPPDILCLAKGIAGGVPMGATLVKPEILDCISKGEHSSTFGGNPLSCAAGLATMQALTQDKLVENSANMGRLFRQGLDKLKEKHPVIREVRGKGLMIGVELKFEVRDILMEGIEKGLLLLYSGRNILRLLPPLVITEADVTKSLEILDELFTNEEKRKNAQG from the coding sequence ATGAGTGAAGATAAATTCCTTGGGAATCTCTACCAAAGGTTTCCTGTAACTGTTGATAGAGGAATAGGTGCACATGTTTGGGACACGAATAACAAAGAATACATTGACTGTATGGGAGGATATGGAGTAGCATTACTTGGACATCAAAATGAAAGAGTGACAAACGCACTAAAATCACAATTAGAAAAGATCATTACAGTTCATAGTTCATTGTATAACAAAACACGAGAAGAGTTTCTAGAAAATCTTTTCAAGGTAGCACCAAAGAACCTATCACAAGTCCATCTAAACAACAGCGGTGCAGAAGCAATTGAAGCAGCAATGAAATTTGCACGCAAGTTTACAGGTAAAACTGAGATGGTAGCCATGAATGGTTCATACCATGGAAAGTCCATGGGCGCATTATCAATCACATTTAATCCAAAGTACAGAAAATCTTTCAAGCCTCTTATCGAGAAAGTATCATTTTCACCATTTGGAGATATTGAAAAACTTCGTGAAACAGTAAATGATCAAACATCATTTGTAATCTTAGAACCAATACAAGGAGAGAGTGGAATACATGTAGCTCCTGATGGATTTTTGCAAGATGTCAGAAAATTATGTGATGAAAAAGGAATTTTATTAATTTATGATGAAATTCAGGCAGGATTAGGACGCACTGGAAAAATGTGGGCACATGAACATTGGGATACACCACCAGACATACTATGTTTGGCAAAAGGAATTGCAGGCGGAGTTCCAATGGGTGCAACATTAGTCAAGCCAGAGATTTTAGATTGTATTTCAAAAGGAGAACATTCATCCACATTTGGAGGAAATCCATTGTCATGCGCAGCAGGTCTTGCAACAATGCAGGCATTAACACAAGATAAGCTTGTAGAAAATTCTGCAAATATGGGAAGATTATTTAGACAAGGATTAGATAAATTGAAAGAAAAACATCCAGTGATTAGAGAGGTTCGAGGTAAAGGACTCATGATAGGTGTAGAATTAAAATTCGAAGTGAGAGATATACTAATGGAAGGTATTGAGAAAGGATTACTCTTACTATATTCAGGAAGAAATATTCTAAGATTACTTCCTCCACTAGTAATAACTGAGGCAGATGTAACAAAATCTTTAGAAATACTAGATGAATTATTTACTAATGAGGAGAAAAGAAAAAATGCTCAAGGATAA
- the lysM gene encoding HTH-type transcriptional regulator LysM has protein sequence MLKDKIDEKILEYLRNDSRESFVEIGKKLKLSESAVRRRVKNLVDSKVIERFTIEMGEMNSTSAIVLISVDSTTDTSKVSSRLTKLNAVKTVYEITGQYDISVIIKAPSITEINAAIDELRKIPGVIDTNTVIILRTIR, from the coding sequence ATGCTCAAGGATAAGATAGATGAAAAAATTCTAGAATACTTAAGAAATGATTCAAGAGAATCTTTTGTAGAAATTGGTAAAAAATTAAAGCTTTCAGAATCTGCTGTTCGTAGAAGAGTAAAGAATTTGGTTGACAGTAAGGTTATTGAAAGATTTACTATCGAGATGGGTGAAATGAATTCTACAAGTGCAATTGTTTTGATATCTGTCGATTCAACTACAGATACATCAAAAGTATCATCAAGATTAACAAAATTGAACGCCGTCAAAACAGTTTATGAAATAACAGGACAGTATGATATTAGTGTCATAATTAAAGCACCAAGTATCACCGAAATTAATGCAGCAATAGATGAATTAAGAAAGATACCAGGCGTTATTGATACAAACACTGTAATTATTTTAAGAACAATCAGATAA
- a CDS encoding LeuA family protein, translating to MTDPNHYADMYNAYEKTPKKIHILDSTLREGEQHPGVSFTNKQRIQIAWMLDYFGVDQIEISPVVSPDHREATKTIIQQGLRADIVSHGRALREDIDTSLSCDAKWVAAYLGISDIHLKDKLRITKDEALERAVDTVTYAKDHGLKIRFTVEDGSRAEPEFLLKLCRAIEEAGVDRISLPDTVGIMRPIGMYNFVKKIRSEIKTPLDVHVHNDIGFALANAFSACDAGVDQIHTTIDGIGERTGIPALAEVAVALTYLFKSPNDFRLDMLADLSRLIEQYTTIKPYDSKPIVGSSAYKHKAGTHLAAILNNPAAYEPIPPRVVGNRRKIVFGELAGKTGASYLMSLLGISKDPETAKSVAAGLKNLRMGDVLEIPLEDRLERKIIKDEKKGEK from the coding sequence ATGACTGATCCGAATCACTATGCAGACATGTATAACGCATATGAAAAGACTCCAAAAAAAATTCATATATTGGATTCAACACTACGGGAAGGTGAACAACACCCAGGTGTTTCATTCACAAACAAACAACGAATTCAGATAGCATGGATGTTAGATTATTTTGGAGTTGATCAAATTGAAATTTCACCAGTGGTATCACCTGATCATAGAGAAGCTACAAAAACAATAATCCAACAGGGATTAAGAGCAGATATTGTTTCGCACGGAAGAGCATTACGAGAAGATATTGATACATCATTATCATGTGATGCAAAATGGGTAGCAGCGTATCTAGGCATATCAGATATCCATCTAAAAGATAAATTAAGAATTACAAAAGATGAAGCATTAGAACGTGCAGTAGATACAGTAACTTATGCAAAAGATCATGGATTAAAAATTAGATTTACAGTAGAAGATGGTAGTAGAGCAGAACCAGAATTTTTGCTAAAGTTATGCAGAGCAATTGAAGAAGCAGGAGTGGATAGAATTAGTCTGCCAGACACTGTTGGAATAATGAGACCAATTGGAATGTATAATTTCGTTAAAAAAATTCGTAGTGAAATTAAGACACCACTTGATGTCCACGTACACAATGATATTGGGTTTGCATTGGCAAACGCATTTTCAGCATGTGATGCAGGAGTTGATCAAATTCATACAACGATTGACGGTATCGGAGAAAGAACAGGAATACCAGCATTAGCTGAAGTAGCAGTAGCCTTGACATATCTTTTCAAATCTCCAAATGATTTTAGACTAGATATGTTAGCAGATCTTTCAAGACTCATAGAACAATATACTACAATTAAGCCATATGATTCAAAACCAATTGTAGGATCATCAGCCTATAAGCACAAGGCAGGAACACACTTGGCGGCAATACTCAATAATCCAGCAGCCTATGAACCAATACCACCAAGAGTAGTCGGCAATAGAAGAAAGATAGTATTTGGGGAATTGGCAGGCAAAACAGGTGCTAGTTATCTTATGTCATTATTAGGAATAAGCAAGGATCCTGAAACTGCAAAAAGTGTTGCAGCCGGGCTAAAAAATCTTAGAATGGGAGATGTTTTAGAAATCCCATTAGAGGATCGCCTTGAACGTAAAATAATTAAGGATGAAAAAAAAGGAGAAAAATAG